A genome region from Hippopotamus amphibius kiboko isolate mHipAmp2 chromosome 1, mHipAmp2.hap2, whole genome shotgun sequence includes the following:
- the LOC130829781 gene encoding late cornified envelope protein 1F-like: MSCQQNQQQCQCPAKCPVPKCPPKCPPKCPPAPPCCAPSSGDCCSAGAGGCCLSHHRRRRSHRRRHHSPDCCSQPSGGSGCCGGGSGQSSGGCC; the protein is encoded by the coding sequence ATGTCCTGCCAGCAGAACCAGCAGCAGTGCCAGTGCCCCGCCAAGTGCCCTGTCCCAAAATGCCCCCCCAAGTGCCCGCCCAagtgccccccagcccctccctgctgcGCCCCCAGCTCTGGGGACTGCTGCagcgctggggctgggggctgctgccTGAGCCACCACAGGCGCCGCAGGTCCCACCGCCGCAGACACCACAGCCCTGACTGCTGCAGCCAGCCCTCGGGGGGCTCCGGCTGCTGCGGAGGGGGCAGCGGCCAGTCCTCTGGGGGCTGCTGCTGA
- the LOC130859715 gene encoding late cornified envelope protein 1F-like — protein sequence MSCQQNQQQCQCSPKCPPKCPVPECPPKCPKCPPAPPCCAPSCGDCCSAGAGGCCLSHHRRRRSHRRRHHSPDCCSQPSGGSGCCGGGSGQSSGGCC from the coding sequence ATGTCCTGCCAGCAGAACCAGCAGCAGTGCCAGTGCTCCCCCAAGTGCCCGCCCAAGTGCCCTGTCCCAGAATGCCCCCCCAAGTGTCCCAagtgccccccagcccctccctgctgcGCCCCCAGCTGTGGGGACTGCTGCagcgctggggctgggggctgctgccTGAGCCACCACAGGCGCCGCAGGTCCCACCGCCGCAGACACCACAGCCCTGACTGCTGCAGCCAGCCCTCGGGGGGCTCCGGCTGCTGCGGAGGGGGCAGCGGTCAGTCGTCTGGGGGCTGCTGCTGA